Genomic window (Sulfurimonas sp.):
GAGTTACATATAGTAGTACAAGTGGAGATACAGTAAGCATTACAACTACGCATGGTGGTATTTTAGATATTAACTTTTCAACAGGGAAGTATATTTATACTATAAACTCTAACGAAAGTATAAGCGGCGAAAAAGATACATTCTCAGTTACAGCGACAGATGGAGATGGAGATACCAAAACAGTTGATTTAGTAATTACGCTTGATTATGTGGCAGAGTTAGACGCTAATCGTGATTATGTAGTTACAAATACAACTGATGACTTAGTTATAGATGCAAGCCTATTAACACATAATGACTCTGGAACAAACAGTATTGATTCAGTTGATGGAACTAATGTTACTTTTGCAAATAATGAAGTAACTCTAAGTAACAATGCAAATGCTTTTGAATATACAGTTTCAAATCCAGGTAGTAGTGACACAGCAAAAGTAGAAGTAAGTTACGAAACTGGAACTACTCTAAGTGGGACTGATAAAGCAGAAACTCTTATCGGTAGTGCAAATGATGACAGGATAGTTCTTGGTGGCAATGATATTGCAGTTGATGGTGCGGCTGGTCTTGATACACTCATTTTAGAAAATGGTGTTGATTTAGATTTCTCAGATACTAACATCGCAAGTATTATTAATGTAGAAAAAATTGATATGACTGATAATGGAGCGCACACTATAAGTAACTTATCATTAGATGATATTTTGGATATGACAGAACCTGGAAACAGTTTAGAAATTATAGGTGATAGTGACGATAAAATAGAAGACTTAGATACTGCTGGTTGGACTGAAACAGGAGATACAACGGATAATGTATTTGAGTATAGTCGCGCAAATGCTGATGGTTCATCAGATAGCATAACATTAACAATAGATGAGCAAATAGATACAACAGGTATGTAACCTGATTGTAATAAAACTAAAACAACATTTTGCTACAATAGTAAAAAATAATTAGGTAGTTTTATGAGTGCAAAAATTGTTGTTGTTGAAGATGAAGAAGATTTACTAGAGTTACTAGAATACAATTTTGATAAAGAGGGTTTTGAAGTTATCGGTTTTTTAAATACAAAAACTGTTTCTCAAATCCTTGAAGAAGAAGAGATTGACTTACTCATTATGGATAGAAATTTACCTGGTGTTGAGGGTAGTGAGTTTGTTGCATCTTTGCGTGAAAATGGAATATTGACTCCAGTTATTTATCTTAGTGCAAAAAATAGAGATTCTGATATAGAAGAGGGTTTTTTAAGTGGTGGAGATGACTACTTAACAAAACCTTTTAATATGAAAGAGTTGATTATGAGAGTTAAAGCACTGCTTCGTAGAACTACTAAAAAATACAATGAAGGTAAAATCTCTCATAGAGATTTACTTCTAAACAAAAGCACAAGAGAGTTAAGTGTAGATGGACAAAATGTTGAAATTACAAAACTTGAGTTTGACCTTTTATATGAGTTTATTTTAAATAAAAATAGCGTTCTTGACCGTGATTATCTACTTGAAAATGTATGGGGAGATGGGGAACTTTATCAGTATAAAACTGTAAATGTAGCCATAAATAGACTCAAAGAAAAAATAGACCCGCTAAAAACAAAAGAGTATATACAAACTGTTAGAGGAGTTGGATACCGCCTGTGCTAAAAATTCATCAATTATTTATCTTAAAGTTTCTTCTTCTTTTTGTTGGAACACTTTTTATAACTTCACTCATAAGTTATGTAGCATTAAAATCTATCATCATCGGGCATAACAAAACACATCTTCAAAATGCCATAACTTTGATGGGTATGGAACTACAAGATATAAATAACCTAGATAAATACTCAGCTTTGGTCAATAAAAAAACACAACTTAGAGTAACTATGATAAACCAAGAAGGTAAGGTAATTGCCGAATCAAACCTAGATAAAAAAGATATGGACAATCATGCTTCAAGATATGAAATCATGCAAGCAAATACAGATGACTTTTCACATGTCATAAGATACTCTAAAACTTTAAAAGTTGATTTTTTGTATGTAGCAAAAAAGTTTGATTATAAAGAAAAAAAGATTTATATTAGACTTTCTATGAGTTTAGCTCAGGTTATGAAAGATTTTTATTCACTTTCATCAAAGTTGGCAGTTGTCTTTTTTATCGTGAGTTTGATGGCTTTTTATATCTCAAAAAGGATGAGTGAAAAAATAGTTTATGATATAAAGCAAATCACAAACTTTTTAGATGAGATAAGTAACAAAAATTATAAAGCAATCATAAAAACAAAATACTTTTATGAATTTTTACAAATATCTTTAATGCTTAAAAATCTTGTGAAAAAATTAAGTTCTAGAGAAAAACAAAAAAGAAAATATACAGCAAAACTTAGACTGATGAATAAACAAAGAAATGATATACTTTCTGCCATTTCTCATGAGTTTAAAAATCCTGTCGCTTCCATCATGGGTTATGCTCAAACTTTGCAAGATGACCCAGAAATTTCTCCAAAAATTCGCCAAAAATTTTTAGATAAAATCAACTCAAATGGAGAAAAAATCTCAAAAATGTTAGATAGACTTGCTTTGTCAGTAAAACTTGAAAACAAAGATTTAGACATAAGTTTAAGTGAGTTTGATATGAAAGTTTTATGCGAAGAGGTTGTTTTAAATTTAGGTTCAAAATATAAAGACAGAGAGATAAATCTAAAAGCAGAAAAAACAATAATTCAAGCAGATAAAACTATGATAGAGTTAGCTCTTATAAACATTGTTGATAATGCGTTAAAATATTCGGAGTTAGAAGTAAATGTTTTGTTACAAGATGAACAAATATCAGTACAAGATAAAGGCATCGGCATACAAGAAGAGCATCTAGACAAGATTACAGGTAAATTTTACAGAGTTAAGAAAAATTCTTGGGATAACTCTATGGGCATCGGCTTGGCAATGGTTAGCTATATTTTAAATATGCATAATTCAAAACTAGAGATACAATCTATCTTTTCAAAAGGCTCTATTTTTAGCTTTTCTTTAAAAGAGATGCTAAAAAAATAGCAAAATGCAATATTTTTGCGTTTTTGTTTTTTCTTAGTGTATATTTCTACTATTAATAAGTAGGAATTTATATGCGAAACTTTGAAGCAATCATAGTAAAATTAAAACATCATATTTTAGAACAAAAAAGTAAAAAAGTTTTAGATAAAGAAGTTGCAGATGCTCTAAAACTATCTCAGTCAAATTTTGCGACTCTAAAAAGAAGAAATGTTACCCCATATAGAAATATCCTAGAGTTTTGTGAAAAAGAAAACATCTCTTGTAATGAGATATTTTTTCAAGGTAGTTAAATTATGGCTACTGTCCCTATGGACAATAGTAATAATTTATTTATTCTCCTACTATTACAATATTAAATTATTTTTGGAGAAATATCATGGCAACCAAAATCGCGACTGTAAGCAGTTTAGAAGGTAAATTTTTTGCAAAAGATAAAGATGGAAATGTAGTAGAGCTAAAAAATGGCGATACAATTTCTAAAGATATGACTGTTTTTGGAGATAAAAATAATCCTGCATCTGCAAATATTAAATTTGTTATGAATGATGGTGCTAATGAAATTGTTTTAACTGGAACTCAAGAACAAGCTTTTGATAGTTCTTTAAATGATGAACCAAGCCATGAAAGTGGTTTATCTAAAGAAAGCATAGAAAAAGCACTGATAAAAGAATTGTATGCTCAAGAAGATAAGACAGATACAAAAGAAGAAGATTTAGGTATCTTGGATGAAACAGCAGCTGGTGAAGAACAAGCAAAACAAAATGAAGGTGGAGAAGGTCAGTTTGAAGCAAGAGATGCTGGACAAACTGACATCGTTGCTGGACTTCGTGATGCTAGTTTTGGTGGAACTGATGATGGTGAAAAACCAGATGGTGAGCAAAAAATACCATTAAATGCTGAGTTGAGCATAGATGGGATGACATTAGTTCATGAGGGAGATTCTGCTACTTATACATTGAGTGTTACAGATGCGCCTGTGTCAGATATGCTTGTAAGTGTAAGAGTTTCACACATAGATACTGATAATGGTGATATTGTTGAAGAAACTATTATTGTTACAATACCTGCTAATTCTAAAATAGGAACATTTACAATAGATAATTTTGATAATAATTTTGAAGAAGCAGATGAAGATTATAGTGTTACAATTATTTCTACCGAGGGTGGTGGATATGATGTTCTTACTATTGGTAAAGATAGTGTAACTACAACAATCATAGATGAAACTTCAACTGGAAATCCTGATCCAGAAGATACTACAACAGTAGCCATTACAACAGCAGATGTAAATGAAGATGATAATTTTACAACATTTAATATTGAACTTTCAAACCCACCAAAGACAGGTGTACCTACAACAGTCCAAGTTCAAATAGGAAATACAACTCACAATGTAGTAGTAGACGCTGATGGTAAAGGTAGCTTACAAATAAGCACTAAAGATAGTGATGTTTACAAAGAATCAGATGTTGATATGACAGCAACAGTTACAGGTGTTACTGGTGGAGATTACGAAAAAGTTGTAGTTGGTCAAAGTGCTACTTCTACATTAGAAGATACAGTTGATACTACAACAGTTTCTCTCATCGCAACACAATCAACAAGCGAAGATGCTGGAATCATAATTTATACAGTTTCAATCGATAATAAAGCCAATAATAATGTAGATGTTACACTAAGCGTTGGTGCGAATGGTGAAGTAGCTTCTGCAAATAATCCAGCATTAGTTATCACAATTCCTGCTGGTCAACTAACAGCTAGTACTAATGCCACAGTAAGTAGAGATAACGATGATGGAAGTGGCGAAGATAAGTATCAAGAAACAGACTCTGTATCTGCAAAAATTGTATCTGCAGTAGAAGATAATGCAGGAAGTGTTACAAGCTTAGAAGAATTAGCTATTGATGGTACTCCAGCGGTTACAACTATTGTAGATGATGCTGATGCTATAAGTGTATCTATTACAACAAGTAATATTACAGAAGATGACAACAGTATTACATATAATGTTCAGTTGTCAGCTGCCCCAGACCCAACTACTTATGACAATGCTAATAAACCAACTGTTCAAGTCGAAATAAATGGAACTACTTACAATGTAGAGGTAGATGCTAATGGGAGTGGAGTATTGAATTTTGCCGTTACCCCAGATTCAGATGTTTTAAAAGAAGCAGATACTACGGTTAGTGCGAAAGTGACAGGTGTAACAGGTGGAAACTTTGAAGCAGAAACAGTCGGTCAGACTGCAACGGCAACTATTAAAGATTCTATAGATACAGTATATGCAAGAATTTCTCATAGTGATACATCGGCAGAGGGGGATAGCTTAACTCATACAGTAGAATTATATACAATTGTAAATGGTCAAGAAGTTGCAGTAGAAGTTCCAGCTAATGAGAGTGTGACAATTTCTTTAAACTATGCAAATAATAATCAAGATGCCCTAGAAAACACGGACTTATCGACTAAACAACCAACAGTAACTATTAGTGGTGGAAATAGTAGTGCAGTTATTACAAATGTTTCTTTACACGATAATATCGATGAGCTTGATGAGAGTTATACAATAACTTTAGGTGCAGTTACTCAAAGCCCTTTTGAAAAAGTTGTAACACAGGGTGAAGCTGATGGAACAATTATTGACTATGATAGATTAGTAGTTGAAGATGATAGTAATGACGCTGATGGAGATGGGATATTCAATGTAGCACTTTTTGATGCCACAGACGCTATCTTCATAAGTGATGAAAATAATGGTTCAGTTTATGAAAGTATTACAATTTCAGGAATTCCTTCAGATGCAATTCTAAAAGACCACAATGGAAATCAAGTAGCAGTTGTTAATGGTACAGTTATTCTTACAAATACTCTTGGGGAGATAAGAGCTTTTACAATAACTCCTGCAACTGACAGTAGTGAAAATATATATTTAAGTTATACCGTGACTTCAAATGATGGAGCTACTCAGACTTTTACAGATACTTTTGATCAAACAGTTAGAATCATACCAGATGCTGATCAGCCGATTACTCAAGGTGATAAATCTTATGGTGCTTTAGAGGGTGATTGGATTTCACTTAGTGGGCTTAGCGCAGCGATAGGTGAAACAAATACAAGTAATAATCATGATAATGAAAATTTAGTTACTAAAATTGATGTACAAAACAACATAAAAGTTCAATATAGATGGACTGATGACAATGGAGTTATTCATACTTCTAATAATACAAAAGGTGCTGTCGAAATTCCTCAAAAATATTTAGATACAGTAGAAGTTCAAACTAAAAATGATGATTGGAATGGAACTTTAACATTTAAAATGACAACAGTAGCTACAGATAATGATGAATTAAATAATGGTGAAACAAATATTGATACAGCTACAGAATTAGATACTTTAACTGTAACAGTTTCAGGTAGTGCAGATGCCCCTATTATCAATGTATCTGGTGGAGCAGGACTTGAAGATGCAGGTAGAAATCCAGATACTGGAGTGATTTCAGCAAATGGTGTTGGCGGAATTGCTATCGAACTTGGAGCTTTTACTGATGGTGGAACAGAGAGCATCGAGTTTATAATCTCAGATATTCCTGATGATGCATTTATTTATGACGCAAATGGCACTCTTTTAAATCCTATGGTTAATGGGAATTATGTTGGTACTATTACGGTAGCTTTAGCAGATGCTTCAGGACTTACAGTAGTTCCTCCGCATGATAGCAATGTTGATTTTGATTTAACAGTTGTTGGAAAATCTACTGAAGGTAATTGGGATACTAATATTGGTGGACTTCAAACAAACCTAAGTGCTCCTAAAACTTTAACAATTGCTCTTACTGGTGTTATCGATGCACTAGATGTAGAAGTAAATAATATAGGTGGAGCTGAAGATAGTTGGGTAAGTTTTGGACTTAAGGCATCTTCTGGTGAGGATGTTGCTAGTGACACTTCTGAAAGTATTTATGCAACACTTAAAGGTGTCCCAAAAGGTAGTGAGATTAGAATTGTAGATGCAAATGGTGTTGAGTTACCTTTAACTGATAACTTGACTTTAGCAGGTGTTTATGCTGATGGTTCAACTGATTGGAGAATTGATAACGATGTATTGGCTGCATTAAATAATGGTACTAAAGATTTCCAAATTAAACTAAAAGCTGATTTTAGTGGTGAAATAAAAATAGGCTTAGATGTAACTGCTACTGAAAATGATGGAGATACTACAAGTGTACAAAAAGACTTTATTTTAAATATTGCACCTGTAGTAGATACGGCTGATGGTTCAAATACACAAGAAGTCACTGAAGACACTTGGACTCACTTAGATTTACCTATGGGAACAAATGATAGTAATAGCGAGAGTGTTGTTGAAGGAACAGCAGTACTTTCAGGGATACCAACAGGATTTTCTATAAAAGTTGATGGAGTGCTTCAAGACACAAGTAGTGGATCATTATCATTAACAAATGCAGAGGCTTCATTGGTAACAATTTTAGCTCCAGAGAATTCAAATGTTGATGTAAGTGGTCTTAAGTTTACAAGAGATATTTTAGATGAATCTGTTAAAGATTCTCAACATGATGGAGATGATGAAGTAGCTAGTTCATCAGTAGTTCAATCTATCTCTTTAGATTTAGTAGGAGTTGCTGATGGTTGGACTGATGATGGATTTGAAGTTCAAGATGTAACTTCTGCAGGAAATACAACACTATTAACAAATGTGATTCAAACAAATAATAATATAGATACTGATGGTTCAGAGACTAAATATTACATAGTTGAAAATCAAACAGGAGTTACTGACAATCCAAATTGGAGTATTGAGAATGGTGTTAATCTTGGTGGAGGCAGATGGTTAGTTACAGAAGCTAATTTAAACAATGCTAATATCAAAGTATATAATCACGGTGGTTCTAACGATGATGGTACCGCACAGTTACAAATCTCTCCTGCTGTAAGAGAAAATGATGGTGATGTAAATATTGGTGCTCCAGAAACATTTACACTTAATTATCAAATTGGCAATGCTGGTAATGGTGGAGGCTCTGATATTCCAGTTATAAATGCTAATGATGGTATCGGTGTAGGTACTGAAGATACAGATATAACTAGTTCAGATTTTGATGCAACAACAGTTAATCCTGCACATGCTCTTTCTTATATTGTAACTGATGTTGCAAATGGAA
Coding sequences:
- a CDS encoding immunoglobulin-like domain-containing protein; translation: MATKIATVSSLEGKFFAKDKDGNVVELKNGDTISKDMTVFGDKNNPASANIKFVMNDGANEIVLTGTQEQAFDSSLNDEPSHESGLSKESIEKALIKELYAQEDKTDTKEEDLGILDETAAGEEQAKQNEGGEGQFEARDAGQTDIVAGLRDASFGGTDDGEKPDGEQKIPLNAELSIDGMTLVHEGDSATYTLSVTDAPVSDMLVSVRVSHIDTDNGDIVEETIIVTIPANSKIGTFTIDNFDNNFEEADEDYSVTIISTEGGGYDVLTIGKDSVTTTIIDETSTGNPDPEDTTTVAITTADVNEDDNFTTFNIELSNPPKTGVPTTVQVQIGNTTHNVVVDADGKGSLQISTKDSDVYKESDVDMTATVTGVTGGDYEKVVVGQSATSTLEDTVDTTTVSLIATQSTSEDAGIIIYTVSIDNKANNNVDVTLSVGANGEVASANNPALVITIPAGQLTASTNATVSRDNDDGSGEDKYQETDSVSAKIVSAVEDNAGSVTSLEELAIDGTPAVTTIVDDADAISVSITTSNITEDDNSITYNVQLSAAPDPTTYDNANKPTVQVEINGTTYNVEVDANGSGVLNFAVTPDSDVLKEADTTVSAKVTGVTGGNFEAETVGQTATATIKDSIDTVYARISHSDTSAEGDSLTHTVELYTIVNGQEVAVEVPANESVTISLNYANNNQDALENTDLSTKQPTVTISGGNSSAVITNVSLHDNIDELDESYTITLGAVTQSPFEKVVTQGEADGTIIDYDRLVVEDDSNDADGDGIFNVALFDATDAIFISDENNGSVYESITISGIPSDAILKDHNGNQVAVVNGTVILTNTLGEIRAFTITPATDSSENIYLSYTVTSNDGATQTFTDTFDQTVRIIPDADQPITQGDKSYGALEGDWISLSGLSAAIGETNTSNNHDNENLVTKIDVQNNIKVQYRWTDDNGVIHTSNNTKGAVEIPQKYLDTVEVQTKNDDWNGTLTFKMTTVATDNDELNNGETNIDTATELDTLTVTVSGSADAPIINVSGGAGLEDAGRNPDTGVISANGVGGIAIELGAFTDGGTESIEFIISDIPDDAFIYDANGTLLNPMVNGNYVGTITVALADASGLTVVPPHDSNVDFDLTVVGKSTEGNWDTNIGGLQTNLSAPKTLTIALTGVIDALDVEVNNIGGAEDSWVSFGLKASSGEDVASDTSESIYATLKGVPKGSEIRIVDANGVELPLTDNLTLAGVYADGSTDWRIDNDVLAALNNGTKDFQIKLKADFSGEIKIGLDVTATENDGDTTSVQKDFILNIAPVVDTADGSNTQEVTEDTWTHLDLPMGTNDSNSESVVEGTAVLSGIPTGFSIKVDGVLQDTSSGSLSLTNAEASLVTILAPENSNVDVSGLKFTRDILDESVKDSQHDGDDEVASSSVVQSISLDLVGVADGWTDDGFEVQDVTSAGNTTLLTNVIQTNNNIDTDGSETKYYIVENQTGVTDNPNWSIENGVNLGGGRWLVTEANLNNANIKVYNHGGSNDDGTAQLQISPAVRENDGDVNIGAPETFTLNYQIGNAGNGGGSDIPVINANDGIGVGTEDTDITSSDFDATTVNPAHALSYIVTDVANGKLSDNPDFYSIGGGQYITTNKAALDDITPDANYNGDVIVSVEVIAVNTATGEEASENHTITIDVAPVLDASSVKAVLIDNNETDAGGVVILNLSIGSSDTDGSESFSGNIIITAKDGGLFSNGTDTITVTTQAELSNLAYTPPAYKQGTFDFDISYTWNDADTNDNGVVENATRNQSFSITLDSHVDTVSVAINPTSTTEAEGTDIPLGLSFTQTDSDGSEAASVVISGLPDGVKLNVGTMKIVDDGNGQSHHEFILKASEVANAKIVADEHFSGDFTLTAKAYSYDIKSGETSESTLESKAFSITPVASGLSVNANGHGGDEDTAISIKLDLVLEDTDVYSAAETVNVTFSDFVAGSTFTIDGTTVIGGLVGSDYVINALTPAQAESLSIIPPKDYNGNMNDVRVSVQTVDGTSILATGVSDTFNIVVDAVTDAATISVDATFSDRIADTNTFALNITADAPDNQSLSIVLNNVNGTLSTGVDNGNGQWTLTQAQLNGLTITPNSDVSADFDISVKAVTDGGVQTQATQAITVNAQEDEVFTLANSDIDGLAGHDTLTISGNEDIDFSNLNNTVTNIETINLESGSHDITISLDDVLDITGGSNHLDITAIADDGDSVVINDANDNWNDATITDNNNGTHSFEYTSTVGNSSITLTVDDQIDTNGM
- a CDS encoding response regulator transcription factor, with amino-acid sequence MSAKIVVVEDEEDLLELLEYNFDKEGFEVIGFLNTKTVSQILEEEEIDLLIMDRNLPGVEGSEFVASLRENGILTPVIYLSAKNRDSDIEEGFLSGGDDYLTKPFNMKELIMRVKALLRRTTKKYNEGKISHRDLLLNKSTRELSVDGQNVEITKLEFDLLYEFILNKNSVLDRDYLLENVWGDGELYQYKTVNVAINRLKEKIDPLKTKEYIQTVRGVGYRLC
- a CDS encoding HAMP domain-containing sensor histidine kinase, whose translation is MLKIHQLFILKFLLLFVGTLFITSLISYVALKSIIIGHNKTHLQNAITLMGMELQDINNLDKYSALVNKKTQLRVTMINQEGKVIAESNLDKKDMDNHASRYEIMQANTDDFSHVIRYSKTLKVDFLYVAKKFDYKEKKIYIRLSMSLAQVMKDFYSLSSKLAVVFFIVSLMAFYISKRMSEKIVYDIKQITNFLDEISNKNYKAIIKTKYFYEFLQISLMLKNLVKKLSSREKQKRKYTAKLRLMNKQRNDILSAISHEFKNPVASIMGYAQTLQDDPEISPKIRQKFLDKINSNGEKISKMLDRLALSVKLENKDLDISLSEFDMKVLCEEVVLNLGSKYKDREINLKAEKTIIQADKTMIELALINIVDNALKYSELEVNVLLQDEQISVQDKGIGIQEEHLDKITGKFYRVKKNSWDNSMGIGLAMVSYILNMHNSKLEIQSIFSKGSIFSFSLKEMLKK